Genomic segment of Burkholderia pyrrocinia:
TTGAAGCCGCGTGTTCATTTCGATGAAATAGAACCGGCCGTTCTCGAACAGGAACTCGAACGTCCCTGCGCCGCGATATCCGATCTGCCGGCACGCGTCCGCGCAACGTTCGCCCACCTCGCGAATCAGTCCCGGATCGATGTGAGGCGTGGGCGCCTCCTCGAGTACTTTCTGATGGCGCCGCTGCAGCGAACAGTCGCGCGACCCGAGCCACAGCGCCGTGCCATGCTGGTCGCAGAGCACCTGGATTTCCACGTGGCGCGGATGCTCGAGGAATTTCTCGACATAGAGCTCGGGCCTGCCGAACGCCCGCCGCGCTTCTTCGCGCGTCACGGCCACCGCATCGAGCAACTGGGCCGCGGCGTGCACGACACGCATGCCGCGACCGCCGCCGCCGCCCGACGCCTTCACGATCACGGGATAGCCGATCTCGGCCGCGATGTTCAGGATCTCGTCGGGATCGTCGGGCAGACTGCCGTCCGGGCCCGGCACGCAAGGCACGCCGGCCGCGCGCATCGCGCGTTTGGCCGTCACCTTGTCCCCCATGGTGCGAATCGATTCGGCCGTCGGCCCGATGAACGCCAGCCCGGCCGCCTCGACCTGTGCCGCGAAAGCCGCGTTTTCGGACAGGAAGCCGTAACCGGGGTGGATCGCCCCCGCGCCACTCACGCGAGCGGCGAGCAGGATTGCCTCCTGGTTCAGATAGCTGCGATCCGGCGCCGCCGGCCCGATACAGAGGGCCTGGTCCGCCAGACGAACGTAGCGCGCGCCGGCATCCGCCTCCGAATGAACGGCAACCGTCCGCAAGCCCAGCTCGCGGCACGCGCGCTGAATCCGCAGCGCGATTTCGCCTCGATTCGCAATCAGCACCTTATCGAACATGGTCGCCCCGCTCGTCGGTTCCGATGGCGCCGCGGCCGTTCGCCGCCCGGCTGTCAGGAAGGAAGCGCATCATCGTTCGATCCGGAACAGCGGCTGACCGGCTTCGACCTCGTCGCCGGAATTCACGAGCACCTCGGCTACCCGGCCCTCGTATTCCGATTCGATCGCGTGAAACACCTTCATCGCCTCGATCGTGCAAAGCACCTGGCCGGCCTGCACGCGATCGTCGTTGTTGACGAAGTCCGGATCGTTCGGCGACGGCCGAAGATGCGCGACGCCGAACATCGGCGCGCGCACGATGCACGGCTCGGCCCGCTGCATGTCGGGCGACGCGACCGGCAGCGGCGCCGCCTCCTGCTCGATGCGCGATTGCGGCCCGCGCACGGAAGCCGCGTCGCGCGCCGGCGCGGCGGCGGCATCGCCCCGGTTCCGCTTGACCAGCCTGACCTTGTCGTCGCCCTCGATCAATTCGAGTTCCAGGAGCGGCGAGTCCGCCAGCAGGTCGATCAGAGACTTAATCTTCTTGAGATCCATCGTTTGGCCCGTAGCCCGGTTGGCGAGCAACGGCGAACGGAGATTCGCCGCTGCGTACGTTGCGCGACGACGATCGCTGCGGCAGCTTCACCGGCTGCGCAGACCGCGTCGCGGCACGCCCCGTCGCCCCGCGCGCGGCGCCGGGCAACTGACGATGGATTCAATGTATCGGGCGCAGAAAAATTACGCCAAGACGGATTCGCTTTGTAGCGATAAGGCGAGCTTATGTATCCGCGGTATCCGCGTTCGGTTCCGAACGCGTGTCGAAAGCGAGATCGCCCGCGAGCTCGAGCAGGATGTCCTTGACTGCCGCGGCCGGCTCGGACAGCGGAAGATGGTCGGACAGGCAGACCGACAACGGGATCTTGATCACCGGCGACACGATGCGGCACTGGACGACGTCGCCGGCCGCCGCCACGACGCGCGCGGTGGAATCCGGCAGGATCGTCGCGCCGATCCCGGCCCCGACGGCCGCGGACAGCGTCGTGGCCGACTCGATCTCGGCGATCACGTTCGGAATCATCTGCATCCGCGCGAAGGCCTCGTCGACGTATTTGCGCAGATAGTTGTACGGGCGCGGCAGCAACAGCGGAACATCGCGCAGCGCGGTCACGTCGATTTCGCCTGCCGCGATGCCCATGCTGCGCGGCGCGACGAGGAACAGTTCCTCGTTCATCAGCAACTGGAACGACAGGCCGTGCACGGGCTTGTCGCCGTACAGCACCGCCATGTCCATGCGGCCGTTCATGATCAGCTCGCTCAGCGTCGTGCCGAAATTTTCGTTGATGTACAGCAGGATCGACGGATGGCGCGCGCGGACCGCGCGCAACAGCGGCAGCGACAACGCGGAGGCGCCGGTGCCGGGCGCGAGCCCGACCGAGACCTGGCCGGCCAGCGTCTGTCCCGCGCTCTTCACGTCGGCCTGCGCCTGCTCGAACTGGCGCAGGATGAGCTGCGCATGGCGGTAGAGCGTCGCGCCGGCCTCCGTCGGCGTCACGCCGCGCTTCGTGCGGACGAGAAGCTGCTGCTGGAATTCGTCTTCCAGCGTGATCAGCTGCTGGCTGAGTGCCGGCTGGGCGATGTGCAGCACCTCCGCCGCCTGCGTCAGGCTGCCGATGTCGACACTCTTCACGAAATACTTCAGGCGCCGCAGGTTCACGGTAATCGGGTCTTCAATGCATGGGTCGGCTAATGGTAGGACGAAGCCATCGGCCCGGAAAGTGGACAAAAACCCTACCGACCGCGGGCGGCGACACGAATCGCACCCGGGCATCGTCGGACGATTCGTCATAAGCGGATGCTCTCGCCCCAGCGGAAAGACATCTTGGCGCGCGCGTTTTCGCCCGCTTACTGTTAAGGCTACTCATATTTCGTTCAGGAGCCTAGAGTGAGTGCATCGCGCATCGCCGCCCGTGTTCAGCGCATCAAACCCTCGCCGAGCAGCGCGGCGGCCGACCGGGCCGCCGAATTGCGGCGCCAAGGCAAGGCCATCGTCAATCTCGTCGTCGGCGAACCCGACTTCGACACGCCCGCGCCTATCCGCCAGGCCGCCGTCGACGCGATGGAACGCGGCGAAACCCGCTACACGCCGACCGCCGGCACCCCCGCGCTGCGCGCCGCGATCGCCGCGAAACTCGAACGCGAAAACGGCCTCACCTACGATCCGAAGCAGATCATCGTGACCTGCGGCGCGAAACACGCGATCTTCAACGCGCTCGCGATCACGGTCGAAGCCGGCGACGAAGTGCTGATCCCCGCGCCTTACTGGGTGTCCTATCCCGACATGACGCTCGCGTGCGACGGCGTGCCCGTCGTCGTGCCGTGCACCGAAGCGCACGGCTTCAAGCTCACCGCGGCGGCGCTCGACGCCGCGATCACGCCGCGCACCAAGTGGCTGATCATCAATTCGCCGACCAATCCGACCGGCGCGGCGTATTCGGCAGACGAACTGCGCGCGCTCGCCGACGTGCTGCTGCGTCACCCCCACGTCCTCGTGATGATGGACGACATCTACGAGCACATTCGCTACACCGACGGCCGCACACCGCATCTGCTGACGGTCGAGCCGGCCCTCGCGTCGCGCACGCTGGTCGTCAACGGCGTGTCGAAGACCTACGCGATGACGGGCTGGCGCATCGGCTATGCGGCGGGCCCGGCCGACCTGATCGCCGCGATGGACACGCTGCAGTCGCAATCGACCAGCAATGCGTGCTCGATCAGCCAGGCCGCCGCGCTTGCGGCGCTCACCGGCGACCAGACCTTCGTCGCGCAATCGGTGGGTGTCTATCAGGATCGCCGCGATCATGCGCTCGCCGCGCTCAATGCGATTCCCGGCATCAGTTGCGGCGCGCCCGACGGCGCGTTCTACCTGTACGTCAATTGCGGCGGGCTGCTCGGCAAGACCACGCCGCTCGGCAAGCGGCTCGATACCGATTCGGACGTCGTTCTGTATCTGCTCGAGCATGCGGGCGTGGCAGTGGTCGCGGGAACGTCGTACGGCCTCTCGCCTTATTTCCGGATGTCGATCGCCACCAGCGTGGACACCATCGGCGAGGGCTGCCGAAAGATCGCCGAAGCGGTCGCCGCACTGAACTGAGGGATCGGCCGGACTCGCCGCTGCGCTTTCCGTCCGCATGACATAAAGGCATGCCGCGCCTCCGGACGCGGCAGCCGGAGCCGATATCGCTTTACTTTCACTGACAAGGGGATGCAGATGAACACCAGGATATTAGTTGCCCTAATCGGTTGCGGAATGCTCGTCACCGTGACGGCGCGCGCCCAGTCCAGCGTCACGCTGTACGGCATCATCGACGAAGCGGTCCGCTTCGACACGCACCAGAGCAAGACGGGCGGCAAGCTCTTCACGATGGGCAGCGGCGGCCAGATCCAGGGCAGCCGCTGGGGCCTCCAGGGCGCGGAGGATCTCGGCAACGGCATGAAGGCCATTTTCCAGCTCGAGTCCGGATTCACGCCGAATACCGGGATTTCCCAGCAGTCGACCCCGTCCGGCACCCAGCGGCTTTTCGGCCGGACCGCGATGGTCGGATTGAGCAGCCCCTACGGAACGATCTCGGGCGGGCGCCTCTATACGCTGGCCCACGAGATGGCCTGGTCGCACGACCTCTACGCGCTCTCCAACTACACGGGCACGCTGGGCTTCCAGGGCGCCGGGCTCACCGGCGGCGGCCGCCTCGACAATTCCGTGCGCTATACGTCTCCGACGATCGCCGGCTTCACCGCCAAGGCCTCCTATACGTTCGGCCAGACCGCGGGCGATATCCACCGCAACTCGTCCCCGGCCGTCAGCCTGTCGTACGATCGCGGCCCGCTGAGCGTCGGCGCCGCATACCAGATCGTCAACGACATCGGCGGGCTGACGCCGGCGTCGAGCGTATACGGCAGCACGTATTTCGGCGTCACGATTCCGGACAGCTCGCAGAAGATCTTCACGATCGGCGCGACGTATTCGTTCGCCCGCGCGAAGGTTTACGGCTCGTATATCTACAGCCACGTCTACCCGGCGGATTACCGCAACGATTCGTTTTCCGCCGCGGTCGACTACTTCATCACGCCGTTCCTGACGTTGAAGCTGCCCGTCTACGTGGACGTCGTCCATCACGCGGGACAGAGCGGCACCCGGATCACCGGCGGCCCGACACTCGATTACGCGCTGAGCAAGCGGACGGACGTGTATGTCGGCGTCGACTACAACCACCTGACCGGGGCGTGGACGACCCTCGCGGCGGCCTCCGGCTCGAACCAGCCGTTCTATGGCTACAACTCGCTGTTCGAGGCGGCGATCGGCTTGCGACACAAATTCTAACGATCGCGTCGAACCGGGCCGGCCCCATGCGGATCGGCTCCGTCCGTTCGCCCGACGCGTCGCGTCACGCGTGGGCGAGCGGCACGCGCCATTCAGGAGGTAGAACACATGAGAATCGGCATTCCCGCCGAAAGTGCGGCGGGTGAAGCGCGCGTCGCCGCCACGCCGGAAACCGTCAGGAAGCTCGCTGCCCGAGGGAACGAAGTGCTCGTTCAAGCCAGCGCCGGCGAACGGGCGAATTTCACGGATGACGCGTACGCGTCGTCCGGCGCGACGCTCGTCGATGCGCAGCGCGCACTGGAGGCCGAAGTCGTCCTGAAGGTCCAGGCGCCCACGGATACCGAGTTCGCGCTATTGCGAACAGGCGCCGTGCTGATCGGCATGCTCGATCCGTTCAATGCCGAACGTGCCGCGCGTCTGACGACCGCGGGCATTACCGCATTCGCGCTGGAGGCGATCCCCCGGACGACGCGCGCGCAGAGCATGGACGTGCTGTCGTCGCAGGCCAACATCGCCGGGTACAAGGCCGTGCTGA
This window contains:
- the accC gene encoding acetyl-CoA carboxylase biotin carboxylase subunit, with protein sequence MFDKVLIANRGEIALRIQRACRELGLRTVAVHSEADAGARYVRLADQALCIGPAAPDRSYLNQEAILLAARVSGAGAIHPGYGFLSENAAFAAQVEAAGLAFIGPTAESIRTMGDKVTAKRAMRAAGVPCVPGPDGSLPDDPDEILNIAAEIGYPVIVKASGGGGGRGMRVVHAAAQLLDAVAVTREEARRAFGRPELYVEKFLEHPRHVEIQVLCDQHGTALWLGSRDCSLQRRHQKVLEEAPTPHIDPGLIREVGERCADACRQIGYRGAGTFEFLFENGRFYFIEMNTRLQVEHPVTEAITGIDIVREQIRIAQGHALTWTQADLRSAGHALECRINAEDPFTFVPCPGRIVEWEVPGGNGIRVDSHLSAGHVVPPYYDSLIAKVVTHGATRDEAIARMRVALSEMRIEGIRTNVPLHRAILDDPAFGDGGVDIHHLERWLAAREAV
- a CDS encoding aspartate transaminase; the encoded protein is MSASRIAARVQRIKPSPSSAAADRAAELRRQGKAIVNLVVGEPDFDTPAPIRQAAVDAMERGETRYTPTAGTPALRAAIAAKLERENGLTYDPKQIIVTCGAKHAIFNALAITVEAGDEVLIPAPYWVSYPDMTLACDGVPVVVPCTEAHGFKLTAAALDAAITPRTKWLIINSPTNPTGAAYSADELRALADVLLRHPHVLVMMDDIYEHIRYTDGRTPHLLTVEPALASRTLVVNGVSKTYAMTGWRIGYAAGPADLIAAMDTLQSQSTSNACSISQAAALAALTGDQTFVAQSVGVYQDRRDHALAALNAIPGISCGAPDGAFYLYVNCGGLLGKTTPLGKRLDTDSDVVLYLLEHAGVAVVAGTSYGLSPYFRMSIATSVDTIGEGCRKIAEAVAALN
- the nac gene encoding nitrogen assimilation transcriptional regulator NAC — translated: MNLRRLKYFVKSVDIGSLTQAAEVLHIAQPALSQQLITLEDEFQQQLLVRTKRGVTPTEAGATLYRHAQLILRQFEQAQADVKSAGQTLAGQVSVGLAPGTGASALSLPLLRAVRARHPSILLYINENFGTTLSELIMNGRMDMAVLYGDKPVHGLSFQLLMNEELFLVAPRSMGIAAGEIDVTALRDVPLLLPRPYNYLRKYVDEAFARMQMIPNVIAEIESATTLSAAVGAGIGATILPDSTARVVAAAGDVVQCRIVSPVIKIPLSVCLSDHLPLSEPAAAVKDILLELAGDLAFDTRSEPNADTADT
- a CDS encoding porin — its product is MLVTVTARAQSSVTLYGIIDEAVRFDTHQSKTGGKLFTMGSGGQIQGSRWGLQGAEDLGNGMKAIFQLESGFTPNTGISQQSTPSGTQRLFGRTAMVGLSSPYGTISGGRLYTLAHEMAWSHDLYALSNYTGTLGFQGAGLTGGGRLDNSVRYTSPTIAGFTAKASYTFGQTAGDIHRNSSPAVSLSYDRGPLSVGAAYQIVNDIGGLTPASSVYGSTYFGVTIPDSSQKIFTIGATYSFARAKVYGSYIYSHVYPADYRNDSFSAAVDYFITPFLTLKLPVYVDVVHHAGQSGTRITGGPTLDYALSKRTDVYVGVDYNHLTGAWTTLAAASGSNQPFYGYNSLFEAAIGLRHKF
- a CDS encoding acetyl-CoA carboxylase biotin carboxyl carrier protein, with the translated sequence MDLKKIKSLIDLLADSPLLELELIEGDDKVRLVKRNRGDAAAAPARDAASVRGPQSRIEQEAAPLPVASPDMQRAEPCIVRAPMFGVAHLRPSPNDPDFVNNDDRVQAGQVLCTIEAMKVFHAIESEYEGRVAEVLVNSGDEVEAGQPLFRIER